Proteins from a genomic interval of Rosa chinensis cultivar Old Blush chromosome 2, RchiOBHm-V2, whole genome shotgun sequence:
- the LOC112184690 gene encoding uncharacterized protein LOC112184690, with the protein MLVKSLTLEDHVANLSIVFTIILRNGMQLNPQKCIFGVEAGRFLGYIISHRGIEANPEKVQAILDMHVEMIAWTAEHEAAFLGLKSYLSEVPLLYKPVPGEMLYVYLAASSTAVSSVLIRKDSDCEYPVYYAGKGYTGAESKYPDIEKVSLALLVSARKLRHYFQAHAITVFTNHPLRQVLQKPETSGRLIKWAIELGEFDIKYQPRTAIKGQKTSGAGILLISPDDQVYEYALKFAFKASNNAVEYEALIPGLQITRELGVQHLSIFCDSQLVINLVSGNFEAKEPHMSSYQALARALVQRFTSYNFTQIPRAENDKADALAKLASTSPNPTYEATKVEILEGPSTSKTVSEIFSVDQTASWMNPILKYMVDGLALDDKVEARRLQLRSARYTIMNGKLYRRGHCFPNLKCVTPEEGHKIMKDIHAGVCGNHAGARSLAHKTLRAGYFWPTMSALAQTISGSCHKCQMYANIPRAPPIALSILLAPWLFCQWGLDLIGKLLTAVGHFKYAIVAVDYQTKWVEAEPLVSITTEKVKSFLWKNIYCRFGVPDTIVTDNVT; encoded by the exons atgctggtAAAAAGTTTAACTCTGGAGGATCATGTAGCCAACTTGTCAATAGTCTTCACCATCATATTGCGCAACGGGATGCAGCTTAACCCACAGAAATGCATTTTCGGAGTCGAGGCAGGAAGGTTTCTCGggtacatcattagccacaggggaattgaggccaatccaGAGAAGGTGCAGGCTATATTAGACATG CACGTCGAGATGATAGCCTGGACAGCGGAGCACGAAGCTGCTTTCCTTGGCTTGAAGTCGTACTTGTCAGAGGTACCTCTACTCTACAAACCTGTTCCCGGAGAAATGCTCTACGTATATCTGGCGGCATCATCAACTGCCGTGAGCTCAGTCCTAATTAGGAAAGACTCCGATTGTGAATACCCAGTGTACTACGCTGGAAAAGGTTACACTGGTGCAGAATCTAAGTACCCGGACATTGAAAAAGTATCACTGGCTCTCCTGGTATCAGCCCGGAAGCTCAGACATTACTTCCAAGCACATGCTATCACCgttttcactaatcacccattGAGGCAAGTTTTGCAGAAACCAGAGACATCGGGCAGgttaattaaatgggccatcgagcttGGGGAGTTCGATATCAAGTACCAGCCCCGGACAGCCATCAAAGGCCAG AAAACTAGCGGAGCCGGCATCCTGCTAATCAGCCCGGACGATCAAGTCTACGAGTACGCCCTCAAATTTGCCTTCAAGGCATCCAACAATGCCGTAGAATACGAGGCACTCATACCAGGTTTGCAGATCACCCGGGAACTAGGCGTCCAGCACCTTAGTATCTTCTGTGATTCTCAGTTGGTCATAAACCTGGTCAGCGGTAACTTCGAGGCAAAGGAGCCCCACATGTCCTCCTACCAGGCCTTGGCCCGGGCTTTAGTTCAGAGGTTCACCTCCTACAATTTTACCCAAATACCGAGGGCAGAAAACGACAAGGCGGACGCCCTTGCCAAGCTCGCATCAACTTCTCCAAACCCTACCTATGAGGCCACTAAAGTCGAAATACTCGAAGGACCTAGCACTTCCAAAACGGTGTCAGAAATATTTTCGGTGGATCAAACAGCTTCATGGATGAAcccaattttgaaatacatgGTCGACGGCCTAGCACTGGATGATAAGGTCGAGGCAAGAAGACTGCAGCTAAGGTCAGCTCGATACACGATCATGAATGGCAAACTGTACAGAAGAGGGCATTGCTTTCCCAACCTGAAGTGTGTAACACCGGAGGAaggtcacaaaataatgaaggacatTCACGCTGGTGTATGTGGTAACCATGCCGGAGCCCGATCTCTTGCACACAAGACCCTAAGGGCAGGATAtttctggccaaccatgtcggcccTGGCTCAAACTATATCCggttcttgccacaaatgccaaatgtatgcaaatatccCAAGGGCACCGCCTATCGCCCTTTCTATCCTCCTTGCACCATGGCTGTTCTGTCAGTGGGGTTTGGACTTGATTGGTAAACTTCTCACAGCAGTGGGACATTTCAAATACGCCATTGTTGCCgtggactaccaaacaaagtgggtagaGGCAGAACCTCTCGTCTCCATCACCACGGAAAAGGTCAAAAGCTTCctatggaagaacatctactgcaggTTTGGAGTCCCAGATACCATAGTCACGGACAATGTTACCTAG